The genomic interval AAAAAAATGAGGTTATCTGAGTCAACTCTGCTTACAGGCACACGGTTCGTTAATTGTTCAATCTCTTTCTCTGATATCTTCTCATCAGAATATTCGTTTCTCACACTTTGCAGCGTCAGTTTTTTTTGTTCTAACACTTGTTTAACTTGCTTCAAGTTCTCTAGCTCAGGTAATAGGTAAACATACAAAGATACTGCGTTCACCATTACCAATATAGCAATGCCAATGATAAAATAAATCTGAAATTTAGTAAGCGACGGCTTGGCAACTTTTAATTTGATTTCCATATTTATTGAGCTCCTTTTTCCTTATTAAGCTCAATGACCAAGGCTAGCTTATAAACTTCTTTTCTTTTCATTTCTATGACGGTTTCGCCGTTTGTACCTGAAGTAACAGCTTCCGCAGACGTTTGCTCGTCCGCTTTCTTATAGAAAGAAGATAATACAACACCTTGAAGCTTATCATTCTCCTCCAAGTCCTTCATATATTGAATCACCTCAGATGCATTCACAAAATCGAGCTCCATACTAATTTTCAGATCATCACTAGCGGATATCGTCATTATTTTTGTTGTCAAAGGCAGATTTCCAATAATGGCCGCCAAATACGACTTCCATTCCGTTCGATTAAGCTCTAATTGGGCAATCATTTGCTCAGCTTGTTTATATGCGTCCACCTTAACCTTCAAATCGCCGTTATTACGGATTTTGTCGGCTTCCTGCTCCGATCCTAAGCTCTCCTGTTGAAATCTGCTAGCTTCCGCTTGCCAAGTCTTCGTATAGTACAGCTGCGAGCTTAACAAAATTAACATTAATAACAACATCAACGGCAGCAGCTTTGGATTTTTGGAGTTTGATTTTTGCTTCACAGGCAGTAAATTTATTGATTTCATGTTCCCTTCCCCCTCAAAGCTAAACCAAGCGGCACGGCATACATTGGAACACTCCAGCTGCTATCCTTTCCTGCTTTAGATAATAGATCCAAATTCAGCAACGCTACAGGCGGGGTTAGACTATCCTCCATTAAAGAAGCTAGCTTATCTAGTTGTAAAATATCACCAGAGACTATTACTCGGCTGAATGTACGTTCACTCTTATTGATATTGTAGTAGTAAAAATTCATTAACCGCTCAAGCTCTGCTATTAAATCCTGTGCAGCATTCATGAAAAATTGCTCAGGGTTTGAGTAGTTATCTAGCCAAAGATTTTGTTCAATGTCGTGTTCTGTGACTAAAGATTTGAAGGATACCTCAACATTACGGGTAATTTTGAAATGTCCATCTTCTATAATAGTTATCTCACTGTTTAGTTCATTTACATTAACGATAATATTAATTCCTTCGACATCGATATGCCCCCATTTTACTAAACGCAGTAGGGAGAATGACTTGATCTCAATGCTGCAAGGAATTAATTTCAGTTGTTCGAAAATATCTACATAATCCTGCAATATGCTCGTTGATGCAGCAACCACCAATACCTCGCATAAATTCGCTTCTTCCGATGGTAGCACTGCCTCAGCGTTAACAGCCTTCGGCAGCTTAATGAAATCGTAATAAGGATCGTCAAATGCCATACTCAAGTTATTTTTCACTTCGAACTGTACAAGCTTCTTAATCTCAACATTTACGATATCCGGCAGCTTGAGACTTCTTACCATCACTCTTTGACTAGGAATGGCGAAATGAACGTATCGACTTCCAAAGCGCCTGGAGTCCAACACTATTTTCAATACCGCTTGCAGCTTTTCCTTATCCATCACCTTGCCATCGTCAACAACACCAACTGGCAGCTCTCTTGAGGAATAGTTCATTAATTGAACAGCCTTCTTTCCCTTTTGTTGAATCTCACAAACCTTTACATAGCTGTCTGTGATTTCAATACCAAGGGTTTGATGACCATTAGTAAGTTTTCTAAGTATGGACTGATTCATTTCTCATCCCCCTTTCGGCAGTGCAAAATGTAGTTACTTAATGCATATACGTTCTTGTATGTGTCCTTTAACAAGACCATCTATATATGTAGAGGTTGCATACTCCGAATTAAACTTCGTAGTACCACCTACGTAAAAACCTTTGGTTTGATTACTATTCCAGTCCTTCTTTAAGTCACCAAAGGTAGCGTCCTTAAATACTAAAAGCATACCACCAACATCTAGGCTCCCATTTAGTCGCCAGTCTCCAAAGTTTAAATCTGCTTTAGAAATTAGATTTCCACCAATCTTTATAACCGCATCCGTTTGTATAGTATTATTAAAAACAATATTTCCTTTTGACACTAATGAGCCTTTAATATTGAATGCTTTCTCGATAGTGCTATTAACAGTAAAATCTCCTTCCACAATCACATTGCCAAGAACATTAAAATCAAAAACTGTATTTGCTAGTAGCAGATTCCCTTTTATATAGATAGAGCCGCCCACTTGAAAGTTTTTCTTAATGACATCATTAATGATTAAATTATGATTAGCAATGACATCTCCTGCGACGACAAAGCTATAAACTGTATTTTTAATTTGAAGGATTCCTTTCACCTTCAAGGACCCACCAATAGAGAATAATCCTGTTACACCATCTCTTGACTCTGCAACAGGATTGGTGAAGAGCATCCCGCCTTGAACAACAATATCCTTTTTCACATCAAAGCTAGTAATACCATTCGTTGCATTTATACTTCCTTTCACAACCATACCGCCGTCGACATGCCATCTTAGAACGGTGCTCTTATACTCAATGTCACCATTCACTATAATATCGCCTTTGACAAAAAAGTTTGTCAGTGTATTATTTACCACTAAATTACCATTCACAATTAGATCACCATCAATAACGATTGTGCCATTGGTTCCCGTATCACCAATGACGACATTTCCTTTTACAAGAACATCTTGTTTAAAAGTAATCGATTTGTCAGCAGC from Paenibacillus sp. FSL K6-3182 carries:
- the pilM gene encoding pilus assembly protein PilM encodes the protein MNQSILRKLTNGHQTLGIEITDSYVKVCEIQQKGKKAVQLMNYSSRELPVGVVDDGKVMDKEKLQAVLKIVLDSRRFGSRYVHFAIPSQRVMVRSLKLPDIVNVEIKKLVQFEVKNNLSMAFDDPYYDFIKLPKAVNAEAVLPSEEANLCEVLVVAASTSILQDYVDIFEQLKLIPCSIEIKSFSLLRLVKWGHIDVEGINIIVNVNELNSEITIIEDGHFKITRNVEVSFKSLVTEHDIEQNLWLDNYSNPEQFFMNAAQDLIAELERLMNFYYYNINKSERTFSRVIVSGDILQLDKLASLMEDSLTPPVALLNLDLLSKAGKDSSWSVPMYAVPLGLALRGKGT